In one Zobellia galactanivorans genomic region, the following are encoded:
- a CDS encoding FecR family protein, whose product MILPETENRILKYLTNEASADDLDFLSDWILVSENESRFEAYVKIYFETMLAMNEPDTDKIKKKLLEEIKRDKRKTSGARFQNMLKYAAVAVLFLTIGYLYQIDFFGKKKNEALVPGEAQITITMDNGTVESLDPNRKGKVKDAKGNVVGNQDKGKLIYTGNPNSKELVYNTLHVPYGKRFDLVLSDGTRVFLNSGTTMRYPVTFHKDRDRTVFLEGEAYFEVTKDDGHPFVVNADEMNVKVLGTKFNVSHYLEDSSINTVLVEGAVELHNKGSLSGEAVPLEPGFKAEMNKGDTEISIEKVNTRVYTAWIQGKLIFRNSSFRQIRQTLERKYNIKIHNGNKNLDEQLFDATFDIESIDQILQSFSKSYAITYKIIDNEVIIE is encoded by the coding sequence GTGATACTTCCAGAAACGGAAAACCGTATTTTAAAATATCTGACCAACGAAGCAAGTGCTGATGATCTGGACTTTCTGTCCGATTGGATTCTCGTGAGCGAGAACGAATCACGCTTTGAGGCATATGTTAAAATATATTTTGAAACAATGTTGGCTATGAACGAACCGGATACGGACAAGATAAAGAAAAAGCTTTTAGAGGAAATCAAACGTGATAAACGGAAGACCTCTGGTGCGCGGTTTCAAAATATGCTCAAATATGCCGCTGTGGCCGTTTTGTTCTTGACTATTGGCTATTTGTACCAAATCGATTTCTTCGGCAAAAAGAAAAACGAGGCCCTTGTTCCGGGCGAAGCCCAGATAACCATAACCATGGACAATGGTACGGTAGAATCTTTGGACCCCAACAGAAAAGGAAAGGTTAAGGATGCCAAGGGCAATGTGGTAGGAAATCAAGACAAGGGAAAACTGATTTACACGGGGAACCCCAACTCCAAAGAATTAGTCTATAATACCTTACATGTGCCCTATGGCAAAAGGTTCGATCTTGTTTTATCTGACGGCACCCGTGTATTTTTAAATTCAGGGACTACCATGCGTTACCCGGTTACATTTCATAAAGACAGGGATCGAACGGTTTTCTTGGAAGGGGAGGCCTATTTTGAGGTAACCAAGGATGATGGCCACCCCTTTGTGGTCAATGCCGATGAAATGAACGTAAAGGTGTTGGGTACAAAATTCAACGTTTCCCATTATCTCGAAGACTCAAGTATCAACACCGTACTTGTTGAAGGGGCCGTGGAGCTACACAATAAAGGAAGCCTTAGTGGAGAAGCTGTGCCTCTTGAGCCGGGATTTAAGGCGGAAATGAATAAGGGTGACACCGAGATTTCCATAGAAAAAGTGAATACCAGGGTATACACGGCATGGATCCAAGGAAAACTGATTTTTAGGAATAGTTCTTTTCGACAGATACGCCAGACCCTAGAAAGAAAATACAACATCAAGATCCATAACGGGAACAAAAATCTCGATGAACAATTGTTCGATGCCACCTTTGACATTGAATCGATCGATCAAATACTGCAGTCGTTTAGTAAAAGTTATGCCATAACCTATAAAATAATAGACAATGAAGTGATCATAGAGTAA